A window of the Nitrosopumilus ureiphilus genome harbors these coding sequences:
- a CDS encoding ATPase domain-containing protein: MINTISTGNEEIDRQFGGGIPTPSFVFIEGDHGTGKSAISAQIMTGLLASKENLLCVIENTVTQYIQKMKSITFNFSKPFVRNQLIFVPIYVKNARWSEKNTEKILPIIEEFILKKLDLVDGVIIDSISPLVINSNNESILGFLSFCKEIVTKGKTIILTSHSSDFSKSTNTALVGAADVYLKLGTVVVGDKEVKTLKIIKLLGAKDSPEAGFAFEVDMIFGIKIVPVSMANA, encoded by the coding sequence ATGATTAATACTATTTCAACAGGAAATGAGGAGATTGATAGACAATTTGGTGGAGGTATACCTACCCCATCCTTTGTATTCATAGAAGGAGATCATGGTACTGGCAAAAGTGCAATTTCGGCTCAAATAATGACTGGATTGCTTGCATCCAAAGAAAATCTACTTTGTGTTATTGAAAACACAGTTACACAATATATTCAAAAGATGAAATCTATCACTTTTAATTTTTCAAAACCCTTTGTACGAAATCAATTGATTTTTGTACCAATTTATGTCAAAAATGCCAGGTGGTCTGAGAAAAATACAGAGAAAATTTTACCTATAATTGAAGAATTTATTTTAAAAAAATTAGATCTAGTAGATGGGGTAATTATTGATTCTATTTCTCCTCTAGTGATTAATTCTAATAATGAATCTATACTGGGGTTTCTTTCATTTTGTAAAGAGATTGTTACAAAGGGCAAAACAATTATCCTTACAAGTCATTCTTCTGATTTTTCTAAATCTACAAACACAGCTCTTGTTGGTGCTGCCGATGTGTATCTTAAACTCGGAACAGTGGTAGTCGGTGATAAAGAAGTAAAAACTCTAAAAATCATAAAACTGTTGGGCGCTAAAGACTCCCCAGAGGCCGGATTTGCATTTGAAGTAGACATGATTTTTGGAATAAAGATCGTTCCTGTGTCTATGGCTAACGCGTAG
- a CDS encoding flagellin yields MASGIISESILIIASVIIAGMITGMVISKVGTFEGYYTATSEAQKEKMLSKFEIIHVNKFNNTSVNIWIKNTGLTPIQELDLVDVYFGQINSIDSIGYSQGSTPQWAFEGNITTSSIWSEGETIQIRLQDDSALQSSTSYLIQFTISNGVSDDYIFSIS; encoded by the coding sequence ATGGCATCTGGAATAATCAGTGAAAGCATTTTGATTATTGCATCTGTAATCATAGCTGGAATGATTACTGGTATGGTAATAAGTAAAGTGGGAACTTTTGAAGGATATTACACTGCAACATCGGAGGCACAAAAAGAAAAAATGTTAAGTAAATTTGAAATTATTCACGTAAATAAATTTAATAACACATCTGTAAATATTTGGATAAAAAACACTGGCCTTACCCCCATACAAGAATTGGATTTAGTTGATGTTTATTTTGGACAAATAAACTCAATAGATTCTATAGGATATTCACAAGGCTCTACTCCACAATGGGCTTTTGAGGGGAACATTACGACAAGCTCTATATGGTCTGAAGGCGAAACCATCCAAATTCGATTACAGGATGATTCTGCATTACAAAGTAGTACTTCATATCTTATCCAATTTACTATCTCAAATGGCGTGTCTGATGACTATATTTTTTCAATATCTTGA
- a CDS encoding archaellin/type IV pilin N-terminal domain-containing protein codes for MKLQRKGTRHSHRGVIGVESAIVMIAFVIVAAALAFVVLNMGFTTTQKAKTSIISSLDEASSSMQIAGKVIGSGDTTVGKLNMTAFPIKIASGGANVNLDAKTAAVKYVSNSIDYDNIYVGTLSGEYKSLSSATAAAVSATSTGFETFSDVDVNPFLGVSHPSNTRAFIYWSQESTSNDILEQGETAVLAIAFKANERPSALDKVKAEIIVPTGAALTVERQVPTITNQVVDLG; via the coding sequence ATGAAATTACAACGAAAGGGAACGCGACATTCTCATCGTGGAGTCATCGGTGTAGAGTCTGCAATAGTTATGATTGCATTTGTAATCGTTGCTGCAGCACTCGCATTTGTTGTACTTAACATGGGATTTACTACTACCCAAAAGGCAAAGACATCTATCATTTCTAGCTTGGATGAAGCAAGTAGCAGCATGCAAATTGCCGGTAAAGTTATCGGTTCTGGTGATACCACCGTAGGAAAATTGAATATGACTGCATTTCCAATCAAGATTGCATCTGGCGGTGCCAATGTCAATCTTGACGCAAAGACTGCTGCAGTCAAATATGTCAGCAATTCTATAGACTATGATAACATCTACGTAGGAACTCTATCAGGCGAATACAAAAGTCTATCATCTGCAACTGCAGCAGCTGTATCTGCTACTTCTACTGGATTTGAAACATTTTCAGACGTTGATGTAAATCCATTCCTAGGTGTTTCACATCCATCCAACACTCGTGCATTCATCTATTGGTCACAAGAAAGTACCAGTAATGATATCCTCGAACAAGGTGAAACAGCAGTTCTTGCAATTGCTTTCAAAGCAAATGAAAGACCATCAGCTTTAGATAAAGTAAAAGCTGAGATAATTGTTCCAACTGGCGCAGCCTTGACAGTAGAAAGACAAGTTCCAACAATTACAAACCAAGTAGTAGATTTGGGTTAG
- a CDS encoding archaellin/type IV pilin N-terminal domain-containing protein: MKLQRKGTRHSHRGVIGVESAIVMIAFVIVAAALAFVVLNMGFTTTQKAKTATLSSLEESSSTMKISGTITAVGCIDIDAGCTSIQRINATTIPLKISQSGNAVNFSPELVSISYLGKSIQFNNIYAGPITVDTFRQSVLAFRQADLETDSTFDAFNGANPVNGTLPSETTAFVYWSKRQNLNQVLELGEHATLAVAFASDDRPRALDKISLEIIVSNGATLTIERHIPNITHKVVDLG, encoded by the coding sequence TTGAAATTACAACGAAAGGGAACGCGACATTCTCATCGTGGAGTCATCGGTGTAGAGTCTGCAATAGTTATGATTGCATTTGTAATCGTTGCTGCAGCACTCGCATTTGTTGTACTTAACATGGGATTTACTACTACCCAAAAGGCAAAGACTGCCACTCTTTCCAGTCTTGAAGAATCTAGTAGTACTATGAAAATATCTGGAACTATTACTGCAGTTGGATGTATTGATATTGATGCTGGTTGTACTTCTATTCAAAGAATTAATGCAACTACAATCCCTCTTAAAATTTCTCAATCTGGAAATGCTGTAAATTTCTCTCCTGAGTTAGTATCTATTAGTTATTTAGGAAAATCCATTCAATTCAATAATATTTATGCTGGACCTATCACTGTAGATACTTTTAGACAATCAGTTCTAGCATTCAGACAAGCTGATCTAGAGACTGATTCCACTTTTGATGCATTTAATGGAGCAAATCCCGTTAATGGTACACTTCCTAGTGAAACTACTGCCTTTGTATATTGGTCCAAGCGACAAAATCTAAATCAAGTTTTAGAACTTGGTGAGCATGCTACATTGGCAGTGGCATTTGCATCTGATGATCGGCCTAGAGCATTGGACAAAATCAGTTTGGAAATAATCGTTTCAAATGGTGCAACCCTAACTATAGAACGTCACATACCAAATATTACTCATAAAGTAGTAGACCTGGGATAA
- a CDS encoding archaellin/type IV pilin N-terminal domain-containing protein translates to MKLQRKGTRHSHRGVIGVESAIVMIAFVIVAAALAFVVLNMGFTTTQKAKTTIISGLDEASSSMQIAGKVTGVGCTSSSSETACATTSKLNATSFPIKVTSGGDSVDLSLATTAVKYLSNSVEYDDIYSGPITAAEHRSLTIAFEQAVTDGLTGFSGAVNPVNGTVASQTAAIVYWSVQSNTNSILDQGEHAVLAIAYGSSDRPSSLDTIRAELIVATGASLTVERQVPVITTSVVDLG, encoded by the coding sequence ATGAAATTACAACGAAAGGGAACGCGACATTCTCATCGTGGAGTCATCGGTGTAGAGTCTGCAATAGTTATGATTGCATTTGTAATCGTTGCTGCAGCACTCGCATTTGTTGTACTTAACATGGGATTTACTACTACCCAAAAGGCAAAGACTACTATCATTTCTGGACTTGATGAAGCAAGTAGCAGCATGCAAATTGCCGGTAAAGTTACTGGTGTAGGTTGTACCTCATCTTCAAGTGAAACCGCTTGTGCTACAACCTCTAAACTCAACGCTACTTCATTTCCAATAAAGGTCACCTCTGGTGGTGATTCAGTTGATTTGTCCTTGGCAACTACTGCTGTGAAATACCTCAGCAATAGTGTAGAGTATGATGATATCTACTCTGGTCCAATCACCGCAGCAGAACACAGATCATTAACAATTGCATTTGAACAAGCAGTTACAGATGGTTTAACAGGATTTTCAGGTGCTGTCAATCCTGTAAATGGAACTGTTGCCAGTCAAACTGCCGCAATTGTCTATTGGTCAGTTCAGTCTAACACCAATTCAATCTTGGATCAAGGTGAACACGCTGTATTGGCTATTGCATATGGCTCCTCTGACAGACCTTCATCATTGGACACAATCAGGGCAGAACTAATTGTTGCAACTGGAGCTTCTTTGACAGTAGAAAGGCAAGTGCCTGTCATCACCACAAGTGTAGTAGACTTGGGCTAA
- a CDS encoding cupredoxin domain-containing protein, translating into MVSTFLSISVYAEENTWNVFLKPYDGLSKKELFKPIELPISSGDKVTWRNHDSTAHMIVSGVPEHPDYSGEFFSTSVLSPGENFSVNLDFEGYAAYYYFCEIHPWYTGKIFFEDNPNMYQSTLDISYETQNPDTLKINGLVESDLGSTGYEILIFDSKNNLVFQKVDSFKPDATFDEFIDISSYMWSHDKNYVLKLVYGIPSESTTLSLEIPIDGVDDDLKSKSLKVCQNSEPSDFLFEGISLPNWYKKPLCWFSDGFFTQKELSDSIVFFRNQHPQN; encoded by the coding sequence TTGGTCTCAACATTTCTTTCGATTTCTGTTTACGCTGAAGAAAACACTTGGAATGTTTTTTTAAAGCCCTATGACGGATTATCTAAAAAGGAACTGTTCAAACCTATCGAACTTCCGATATCTTCTGGCGATAAAGTTACGTGGAGAAATCATGATTCAACTGCACATATGATTGTAAGTGGTGTGCCTGAACACCCTGATTATTCTGGAGAGTTTTTTTCTACTAGTGTTTTATCTCCTGGAGAAAACTTTTCTGTTAATTTGGACTTTGAGGGATATGCAGCGTACTATTATTTTTGTGAAATTCATCCATGGTATACTGGGAAAATCTTCTTTGAAGATAATCCTAACATGTACCAGTCTACACTAGATATCTCGTATGAGACTCAAAATCCAGACACGCTTAAGATTAATGGTTTGGTAGAATCTGATTTGGGCTCTACTGGATATGAAATATTGATATTTGATAGCAAAAACAATCTCGTTTTTCAAAAAGTTGATTCATTTAAACCTGATGCGACTTTTGATGAATTCATAGATATTTCAAGTTATATGTGGAGTCATGATAAAAACTATGTATTAAAACTAGTATATGGAATTCCAAGTGAATCCACTACACTTTCACTCGAAATTCCAATTGATGGTGTAGATGATGATTTAAAATCAAAGTCCTTGAAAGTTTGTCAAAATTCTGAGCCTTCTGATTTTCTTTTTGAAGGAATCTCATTACCAAATTGGTATAAAAAACCACTATGCTGGTTTAGTGATGGGTTTTTTACTCAAAAAGAGCTTTCTGATTCTATAGTTTTTTTCCGAAATCAGCATCCTCAAAATTGA
- a CDS encoding archaellin/type IV pilin N-terminal domain-containing protein, with protein sequence MKLQRKGTRHSHRGVIGVESAIVMIAFVIVAAALAFVVLNMGFSTTQKTKNAIVSSADEASSALEIAGKVIGSGHVAAGKLNATAIPIKIVSGGASINLNPANAAIRYISNSVEHGNIYAGALSTGTHDTLASAMQQAVTDGYINSNPVNVTSPVETKAIFYFNVNRNNNFILDQGEHGMMAIAFSDAERPQSLDIIRAEVILPTGAPLTVERTVPNISASVVDLG encoded by the coding sequence ATGAAATTACAACGAAAGGGAACGCGACATTCTCATCGTGGAGTCATCGGTGTAGAGTCTGCAATAGTTATGATTGCATTTGTAATCGTTGCTGCAGCACTCGCATTTGTTGTACTTAACATGGGATTCTCTACTACACAAAAGACAAAAAATGCCATAGTCTCAAGTGCTGATGAAGCAAGCAGTGCATTAGAAATTGCAGGCAAAGTCATTGGTTCAGGACATGTCGCTGCAGGTAAACTCAACGCTACTGCTATTCCAATCAAGATTGTATCTGGAGGTGCATCAATTAACCTCAATCCTGCAAATGCTGCTATACGTTACATAAGTAACAGTGTAGAGCACGGAAATATCTATGCCGGTGCATTATCTACTGGAACTCATGACACCTTGGCAAGTGCAATGCAGCAGGCAGTAACTGATGGTTATATCAATAGCAATCCCGTTAATGTTACTTCTCCAGTAGAAACAAAGGCAATATTCTATTTCAATGTAAATAGAAATAACAATTTCATCTTGGATCAAGGAGAACATGGAATGATGGCAATTGCATTCTCTGATGCTGAAAGACCCCAATCTCTTGATATCATTAGAGCAGAGGTGATTCTTCCAACAGGTGCACCATTGACAGTAGAGCGTACAGTTCCAAACATATCTGCATCCGTAGTAGATCTTGGTTAA